CATCGCGGCCGTCTTGCGCTCGCGGCGGGCACGGCGCCCGCAGTCCGCCGAGCACGACTCGGGCGGGCGCCCACGGCCGCCGGTGCGGGGCTGAAGGAAGATCGCTCCGCAGGCGGGACACTCGCGCAGCCGGCGGCGCAGGCTCTCGTCGCGCGCGAGGAGCTGCACGGTGCTCCACTCGGCGGACGCGCGTTCGCCAGCGATCTCGGCCAGCTCGGCGGCGTCGTGCGGATCGTTCGGGACGAGCGTCACGGCGGCGTCGGAAAGGAGGCTTGCGAGCGCCCAGCGCAGGCGCCGGCGCGTGGTCGCGGCCGTGAGGAGCGCCGTCACGGCGGCGTCGGAATTATCGACCACCATTTTTCTCATTTTGTGACCACCACTTTCCGGGTCGGCGCTCTCGACCTCCGGCACCCATCCACACACCATCTCGTCGCATGGCAACCGACGAGAGCAACAGCAGCACGGTGCTCCGCATCCGTGACGTCTGCAACCGGCTCGGGATCTGCCGCCAGACGCTCCAGCGCTGGCGCGATAACGGCAGCTTCCCTGCGCCCATCATCCTGGGGCCGCGCACCGTTGGCTGGACGGTCGCTGCCCTCGACGAGTGGATTCGCAACCGTCCGCACGGCAACGCGGCCGTGACGCCGCCGATGAAGCGGGAGCCGACGCCGTGACCACGTACCGGGTGCCGCTCGCGACCGACAGCGCGGAGGACGCCGAGCGCGAGGAGCACGCCGACCTCGACCGGATGGGGCTCGACGACCTCGAACACGAGCTGTGTCGCGTCGTCGTCGCGCTCGCTGCCATCGACCGCCGCGACCCCGCCCGTCCCTGGCTTCTGGAGCGGCTGCGCCGCGTGCGGGCGGCCATCCGGGAGCTGAACACCGAGATTGCGACGGCCCGGCGTGCAAGGCCGGGCGTCGCTCGAAGGACTGACCGCTATGACCGCCTCCGCTCTACCGGCTCCTGAGCCCGTCGACAACGTGATGCACGCGCCGCCGCGCAGTGACCTCGTGGCGCTCGTCGATGACTGGCAGCTCTGGCACACGCCGGCTGGCGTGCCATTCGCGAGCATCCCCGTGGGCGACCACTGGGAGCATCATCCGCTGCTGTCGCGGGCGGCGCGCTCGGCGTTGGCGCGCACGGCCTACGAAGCGACGGGCCGCCCCCCTCGGAGCGCCGCGCGTGCAGAAGCGCTCGACGTGCTCGCCGGAACCGCGCTGTTCGCGGGGCCGACGCATGACGTGCACGTGCGCGTCGCGGCGCATGGGAGCGCGGTCTACCTCGACCTCGGCGACCCCGACTGGCGGGCCGTGGAGGTGACGGCGGACGGCTGGCGCGTCGTGAGCGACCCGCCGGTGCGTTTCCGCCGCCCGCGGGCGCTGGCGGCGCTGCCGGTGCCGGTGGCGGGCACGGTCGATGCGCTCCGTGCCGTCCTGCCCGTCGCCAGCGACGACGACTGGCACGTGCTCGTCGCGTGGCTGCTCGCGAGCCTCAGGCCGCGCGGCCCGTACCCGCTGCTCGCGCTCCACGGCGAGGCCGGCTCCGGCAAGAGCACCGCGGCGAGGGTGCTGC
The genomic region above belongs to bacterium and contains:
- a CDS encoding AlpA family phage regulatory protein, whose amino-acid sequence is MATDESNSSTVLRIRDVCNRLGICRQTLQRWRDNGSFPAPIILGPRTVGWTVAALDEWIRNRPHGNAAVTPPMKREPTP